The following are encoded together in the Falsiruegeria litorea R37 genome:
- a CDS encoding gene transfer agent family protein: MANPWTGEVALTIDGERRVLKLTLGALAELEDSLECGSLMELVQRFEEAEFSSRDVLALILAGLRGGGADVDRADLLQAEIEGGPMAAARAAGMLLARAFVLPEKA; the protein is encoded by the coding sequence ATGGCCAATCCGTGGACGGGAGAGGTGGCTTTGACCATCGATGGAGAGCGGCGGGTGCTCAAGCTGACGCTGGGCGCATTGGCCGAATTGGAAGACAGCCTGGAGTGCGGCTCGTTGATGGAGCTGGTGCAAAGGTTTGAAGAGGCAGAGTTTTCAAGCCGCGATGTGCTGGCATTGATCCTGGCCGGATTGCGGGGCGGCGGTGCGGATGTTGATCGCGCCGACCTGCTGCAGGCTGAGATCGAGGGCGGGCCGATGGCTGCTGCGCGTGCCGCGGGAATGCTGTTGGCGCGGGCCTTTGTTCTGCCTGAAAAGGCATGA
- a CDS encoding DUF3168 domain-containing protein: MSYGAAAALQSAVYQVLQADAQVDSLVGDAIYDALPAGTLPQTYVLLGPEEVRDASDQTGQGARHRFTVTVMSEASGFAAAKQLAVAIGDALRDASLTLTRGRVVGLWFERATARKTGSTGQFRQIDLRFHARVEDN; this comes from the coding sequence ATGAGCTATGGAGCTGCAGCTGCGTTGCAGAGCGCGGTTTATCAAGTTTTGCAGGCCGATGCCCAGGTGGACAGCCTGGTGGGGGATGCGATCTATGACGCCCTGCCTGCGGGAACCTTGCCACAGACCTATGTGTTGCTGGGGCCCGAGGAGGTTCGCGATGCATCTGATCAGACAGGACAGGGCGCGCGGCATCGATTTACGGTCACCGTGATGTCCGAGGCGTCCGGTTTTGCCGCGGCCAAGCAGTTGGCGGTGGCGATCGGGGACGCGCTGCGTGACGCCTCGCTGACCCTGACGCGGGGCCGTGTGGTTGGCCTGTGGTTCGAGCGGGCCACGGCCAGGAAAACCGGCTCGACCGGCCAATTCCGTCAGATCGACCTGAGGTTCCACGCCCGCGTGGAAGACAACTAA
- a CDS encoding rcc01693 family protein, with amino-acid sequence MSGFDWPALMRAGLYGLKLTPEQFWRLTPAELRLMLGQDGAHAPLNRAGLDALLEAYPDQKHGQRDGECDGGE; translated from the coding sequence ATGAGCGGGTTCGATTGGCCCGCCCTGATGCGGGCGGGTCTTTACGGACTGAAACTGACGCCAGAGCAATTCTGGCGTCTGACACCTGCCGAACTGCGGTTGATGCTGGGCCAGGACGGGGCGCACGCCCCACTGAACCGGGCCGGACTGGATGCGCTGCTTGAGGCCTATCCGGATCAGAAACACGGCCAGAGAGATGGAGAATGTGATGGCGGAGAGTGA
- a CDS encoding DUF2163 domain-containing protein has product MDERFKSHLQTGITTLARCWAIRRADGQEYGFTDHDQTLRFDGLEFKADTGLTALAVEQSTGLSVDNTEALGAISDVSVRAKDIEAGRFDGAEVTAWLVNWADTDLRWLQFRGTIGELRRTGNAFQAELRGLTEALNQPTGRIFQKPCTAVLGDGACRFDTNEPGYSVEREVEAIEDGLVLRWKELPGFEPHWFERGRLNVLSGSAKGLWGLIKRDVIDGDERIIHLWEPMRGGLQVGDTVLLLAGCDKRMETCRLKFNNLLNFQGFPDIPTEDWVMAVPKQSGRNTGGSLR; this is encoded by the coding sequence ATGGATGAACGTTTCAAATCACATTTGCAGACTGGGATAACCACTTTGGCCCGGTGCTGGGCCATTCGCAGAGCGGACGGTCAGGAATACGGATTTACCGATCATGATCAGACCCTGCGCTTTGACGGTTTGGAGTTCAAGGCAGATACCGGCCTGACGGCATTGGCCGTCGAGCAGAGCACGGGTCTGTCGGTAGACAACACCGAGGCCTTGGGGGCGATCAGTGATGTGTCAGTCCGGGCCAAAGACATCGAGGCAGGGCGCTTTGACGGGGCCGAAGTGACGGCCTGGTTGGTCAATTGGGCTGATACGGACCTGCGCTGGCTGCAGTTTCGGGGCACCATTGGAGAGCTGCGCCGCACTGGCAATGCGTTTCAGGCCGAATTGCGCGGTTTGACTGAGGCTTTGAACCAGCCGACGGGTCGTATCTTTCAGAAGCCATGCACCGCCGTGCTGGGGGATGGCGCGTGCCGGTTTGACACCAACGAGCCCGGTTATTCCGTTGAGCGCGAGGTTGAAGCCATCGAGGATGGGTTGGTTCTACGATGGAAGGAGTTGCCAGGCTTTGAACCACATTGGTTCGAACGTGGGCGGTTGAACGTGCTGTCGGGGTCAGCCAAAGGCCTTTGGGGGCTTATCAAGCGTGACGTGATCGACGGGGATGAGCGCATCATCCACCTGTGGGAGCCGATGCGCGGCGGATTGCAAGTTGGTGACACTGTCCTGCTTTTGGCTGGGTGCGACAAGCGAATGGAAACTTGTCGGCTCAAGTTCAACAATTTGCTGAATTTTCAGGGGTTTCCCGATATCCCGACCGAGGATTGGGTGATGGCGGTTCCCAAACAATCCGGTCGCAACACCGGGGGGAGCCTGCGGTGA
- a CDS encoding head-tail connector protein has translation MMLIEETTIPVTALPVEQFKAHMRLGSGFADDGGQDAALRGFLVAAIAAIEARIGKVLITREFSWTVNSWRDRAGEVLPVSPVRTVSSLVLSNAVGTETVVAAEDYRLEKDSQRPRLRPDGALLPVIVTGGSAKISFSAGMAVDWGGLPADLGHAVLLLAAHYYEYRDETALSDGCMPFGVTSLIQRYRTMRFGLGAAQ, from the coding sequence ATGATGTTGATCGAAGAAACCACGATCCCGGTGACGGCGCTGCCGGTGGAACAATTCAAGGCGCACATGCGGTTGGGCAGTGGCTTTGCCGACGACGGAGGCCAGGATGCTGCTCTGCGTGGGTTTCTGGTGGCCGCCATTGCCGCCATCGAGGCACGGATCGGCAAGGTGCTGATCACGCGCGAGTTTTCATGGACCGTGAACAGCTGGCGCGACCGTGCGGGTGAGGTGTTGCCAGTGTCGCCCGTTCGCACAGTGAGTTCGCTGGTTCTGTCCAATGCGGTTGGGACAGAGACGGTTGTTGCCGCTGAAGATTATCGGCTGGAAAAGGACAGCCAACGCCCGCGATTGCGCCCGGATGGAGCGTTGCTGCCGGTGATTGTGACGGGCGGATCGGCAAAGATCTCCTTCAGCGCCGGGATGGCGGTGGATTGGGGCGGGTTGCCTGCGGATCTGGGGCATGCGGTTTTGCTGTTGGCGGCGCATTACTATGAATACCGCGATGAAACTGCGCTAAGCGATGGTTGTATGCCCTTTGGTGTGACCAGTCTTATCCAGCGCTATCGCACGATGCGCTTTGGTCTGGGAGCAGCCCAATGA
- a CDS encoding NlpC/P60 family protein: MTPEQSKIVLIARSWIGTPYVHQASTKGAGSDCLGLVRGVWRELFGQEPEQVPAYSMDWSEPQGEERMMSAACRHLIEARDGAIEAGDVLLFRMRQGAVAKHVGIVTEAENARFVHAYSGHGVVESRLSLPWAKRLVTRFKFPVEGS; this comes from the coding sequence GTGACACCTGAGCAAAGCAAGATCGTGTTGATCGCCAGATCCTGGATCGGCACACCGTATGTGCATCAGGCTTCGACCAAGGGGGCGGGCAGTGACTGCCTTGGGTTGGTACGAGGGGTCTGGAGGGAACTGTTCGGGCAAGAGCCCGAGCAGGTTCCGGCCTATTCGATGGATTGGTCCGAGCCACAAGGTGAAGAGCGTATGATGTCGGCTGCCTGTCGACATCTGATCGAAGCGCGCGATGGCGCGATTGAAGCGGGTGATGTCCTGCTGTTTCGCATGCGTCAGGGGGCGGTGGCCAAACACGTTGGTATTGTAACTGAGGCCGAGAATGCTCGCTTTGTGCATGCCTATTCCGGCCACGGCGTGGTCGAAAGCCGCCTGAGCCTGCCTTGGGCCAAGCGGCTGGTCACGCGTTTCAAATTTCCAGTGGAGGGTTCCTGA
- a CDS encoding phage portal protein, which translates to MVFDFLRRNAGGGSGKAAPESKASAAGPIVAWQTSGRVAWSPRDTASLTRTGFAGNPVGFRSVKLIAEAAAALPLVLQDREQRFDVHPLLSLIKRPNGAQGRAELMEALFGQLLLSGNAYVEGVQGEDGLPLELHVLRSDRMSVVPGADGWPVAFDYTVGAKKHRFDAQAICHIKSFHPQDDHYGFAPMQAAAMAVDVHNSASRWSKSLLDNAARPSGALVWKGGDGHGVMAEDQFRRLSDEIEANYQGARNAGRPMVLEGGLDWKPMGFSPSDMEFQKTKEAAAREIALAFGVPPMLLGIQGDATYSNYQEANRAFYRLTVLPLVTRVAAALAEWLSGYSGEDLTLKPDLDQVPALASERDAQWARVTGADFLTDAEKRALLGLPAVTGDTDG; encoded by the coding sequence ATGGTTTTCGATTTCTTGCGTCGCAATGCTGGTGGAGGCTCGGGCAAGGCAGCGCCCGAGAGCAAAGCAAGCGCGGCAGGTCCCATTGTGGCCTGGCAGACGAGTGGTCGTGTGGCTTGGAGCCCGCGCGATACCGCCTCGCTGACGCGGACGGGGTTTGCGGGCAACCCGGTGGGGTTTCGCTCGGTCAAGCTGATTGCAGAAGCGGCGGCGGCGCTGCCGCTGGTGTTGCAGGATCGTGAACAGCGCTTTGACGTGCACCCGCTGCTGTCGCTAATTAAGCGGCCTAATGGCGCGCAGGGGCGGGCCGAATTGATGGAAGCGCTGTTTGGGCAGCTCTTGCTGTCGGGCAACGCCTATGTCGAGGGGGTCCAGGGCGAGGACGGCTTGCCGCTGGAGCTGCATGTTCTGCGCTCGGATCGGATGTCGGTGGTGCCGGGGGCCGATGGTTGGCCGGTGGCGTTTGACTACACCGTGGGGGCCAAGAAGCATCGGTTTGACGCGCAGGCGATTTGCCACATCAAGTCGTTCCATCCGCAAGATGATCACTATGGCTTTGCGCCGATGCAAGCAGCGGCGATGGCAGTGGATGTGCACAACAGTGCCTCGCGCTGGTCCAAGTCGCTGCTGGACAATGCGGCACGGCCCTCGGGTGCGTTGGTTTGGAAGGGCGGCGATGGTCATGGCGTTATGGCCGAGGATCAGTTCCGCCGCTTGAGCGATGAGATTGAGGCAAATTATCAGGGCGCGCGCAATGCTGGCCGTCCGATGGTGCTGGAGGGTGGTCTGGATTGGAAGCCGATGGGCTTTTCGCCGTCCGACATGGAGTTTCAGAAGACCAAAGAAGCCGCCGCCCGCGAGATCGCGCTCGCCTTTGGGGTGCCGCCCATGTTGCTGGGTATCCAGGGTGACGCGACCTATTCGAACTATCAGGAGGCCAACCGGGCGTTCTATCGCCTGACGGTTCTGCCCCTGGTGACGCGGGTGGCGGCGGCGTTGGCGGAGTGGTTGTCGGGCTATAGCGGCGAGGATCTGACGTTGAAACCGGATCTGGATCAGGTGCCTGCGCTGGCCTCCGAACGGGACGCGCAGTGGGCGCGGGTGACCGGTGCGGATTTCCTGACGGATGCCGAAAAGCGGGCTCTGTTGGGGTTGCCAGCGGTGACCGGTGACACGGATGGCTGA
- a CDS encoding phage major capsid protein, whose protein sequence is MSKTDIAALAGEGAPLVQDVKQAVTGFVSEFKGFQDEVQIKLKQTEERLTMLDRKSQFAARPHLAASIDEGAPHQKAFNAYVRSGDDDALRGLDMEGKSLSTSVNSDGGYLVDPQTADTVKSVLKSTASIRSIANVVNVEANSFDVLIDHTDVSAGWADETTATPETGTPSIDRISIPLHELSALPKASQRLLDDSAFDIEGWLAGRIADKFARAEADAFINGDGADKPRGFLNHTKVEDGAWGWGNIGYVATGTAGGVDADDIVDLVYALGAQYRANGTFVMNSKTAGVIRKLKDADGRFLWSDGLAAGEPARLMGYPVVIAEDMPDAATDSYSIAFGDFAAGYTVAERPDLRVLRDPFSAKPHVLFYATKRVGGDVSDFAAIKLLKFGTA, encoded by the coding sequence ATGAGCAAGACCGATATCGCGGCCTTGGCCGGAGAGGGTGCGCCCCTGGTTCAGGATGTGAAGCAGGCAGTGACCGGCTTTGTGAGTGAATTCAAGGGCTTTCAAGACGAAGTTCAAATAAAACTGAAACAGACAGAAGAGCGACTGACCATGCTGGATCGTAAATCTCAATTCGCGGCACGTCCGCATCTGGCCGCCTCGATCGACGAAGGCGCGCCGCATCAGAAAGCATTCAACGCCTATGTGCGTTCGGGCGACGACGACGCCTTGCGTGGCCTGGACATGGAGGGCAAATCGCTGTCCACATCTGTTAACAGCGATGGTGGTTACCTGGTCGATCCGCAAACGGCGGACACAGTCAAGTCGGTGCTGAAATCGACTGCGTCGATCCGTTCGATTGCCAATGTGGTAAATGTTGAAGCGAATTCGTTCGACGTGCTGATCGACCATACCGACGTTAGCGCGGGTTGGGCCGATGAGACCACTGCAACGCCAGAGACCGGCACGCCGTCGATTGACCGTATCTCGATCCCGCTGCACGAGCTGTCGGCCCTGCCCAAGGCGTCTCAACGCCTGCTGGATGACAGCGCCTTTGATATCGAAGGCTGGTTGGCGGGCCGCATCGCCGACAAGTTTGCTCGTGCCGAGGCGGATGCCTTTATTAACGGTGACGGTGCAGACAAGCCGCGTGGTTTCCTGAACCATACCAAGGTTGAGGACGGCGCGTGGGGCTGGGGCAATATCGGCTATGTGGCAACTGGCACCGCTGGTGGAGTGGATGCCGATGACATCGTCGATCTGGTCTATGCCCTGGGTGCACAGTACCGCGCCAACGGTACTTTTGTGATGAATTCCAAGACTGCTGGCGTGATCCGCAAACTGAAGGATGCGGACGGCCGTTTCCTTTGGTCGGATGGTCTGGCGGCGGGTGAGCCTGCACGTCTGATGGGGTATCCGGTGGTCATTGCCGAGGATATGCCGGATGCGGCGACCGACAGCTATTCCATTGCCTTTGGTGACTTTGCAGCGGGTTACACCGTCGCCGAGCGTCCGGATCTGCGTGTGCTGCGTGATCCGTTCAGCGCCAAGCCGCATGTCCTTTTCTATGCCACCAAGCGCGTGGGCGGCGACGTGAGTGATTTTGCTGCGATCAAGCTGCTGAAATTCGGCACTGCCTAA
- a CDS encoding phage major tail protein, TP901-1 family, translated as MGAQNGKDLLIKVDMNGAGQFETVAGLRATRVSFNAESVDVTSLESQGGWRELLSGAGVKSASISGSGVFKDEGTDERTRQLFFDGVTPAFQVIIPDFGTVEGPFQVTAIEYAGSHNGEATYELSLASAGALNFTAL; from the coding sequence ATGGGTGCTCAAAACGGTAAAGACCTGCTGATCAAGGTGGACATGAACGGCGCAGGCCAGTTCGAGACAGTCGCCGGTCTGCGGGCCACGCGGGTGAGTTTCAACGCCGAAAGCGTGGATGTGACCAGCCTGGAGAGTCAAGGCGGTTGGCGTGAGCTGCTGTCTGGCGCGGGGGTGAAGTCGGCCTCGATCTCGGGTTCGGGGGTGTTCAAGGATGAAGGCACGGATGAACGCACGCGGCAGCTGTTCTTTGATGGTGTGACACCGGCCTTTCAAGTGATCATCCCGGACTTTGGCACTGTAGAGGGGCCGTTCCAGGTGACCGCAATTGAATACGCCGGTTCGCACAATGGCGAGGCGACGTACGAGCTGAGCCTGGCAAGCGCTGGCGCGCTGAACTTCACGGCGCTGTAA
- a CDS encoding phage tail tape measure protein, translating into MAESESFIELEEASESASQAVRGTNMSLAELGRASETTDKALAGLVKDMSGLERGMRSGLKGAFEDLVFEGGKLSDVLKDAANSVVRSTYNAAVNPVIDGISGSISSGIGDFVGGLFGFAKGGSFSQGRVMPFANGGVVNGPVTFPMRGGTGLMGEAGPEAIMPLTRGADGKLGVRSAGGGRPVSVVMNISTPDAQSFQRSQGQIAAQMARALNRGNRNR; encoded by the coding sequence ATGGCGGAGAGTGAGAGCTTTATCGAGCTGGAAGAAGCCAGCGAGAGTGCATCCCAAGCGGTGCGTGGCACCAACATGAGCTTGGCCGAACTGGGTCGCGCGTCCGAGACAACCGACAAGGCGCTGGCCGGTTTGGTCAAGGACATGTCCGGGCTGGAACGCGGAATGCGGTCGGGTCTGAAAGGCGCGTTCGAGGATCTGGTGTTCGAGGGCGGCAAGCTGTCGGACGTGTTGAAGGATGCAGCAAATTCCGTCGTCCGCTCGACCTACAACGCGGCCGTGAACCCGGTGATCGACGGCATTTCGGGATCGATATCCAGCGGCATTGGCGACTTTGTCGGCGGGCTGTTTGGGTTTGCCAAGGGTGGCAGCTTTTCGCAGGGGCGGGTCATGCCGTTTGCCAATGGTGGCGTCGTCAATGGGCCGGTGACCTTTCCCATGCGCGGCGGCACCGGTCTGATGGGCGAGGCCGGACCCGAAGCAATCATGCCGCTTACACGCGGAGCGGATGGCAAGCTGGGCGTGCGAAGCGCCGGCGGTGGTCGTCCTGTGAGCGTGGTCATGAATATTTCGACGCCGGATGCCCAGAGTTTTCAGCGGTCTCAGGGGCAGATCGCGGCGCAGATGGCGCGCGCGCTGAACCGCGGAAATCGAAATCGCTAA
- a CDS encoding GTA head formation protein, RCAP_rcc01685 family has protein sequence MADGHPPFECAPGLKLAAHERVMSIQLEHINRRLDQLEEMMERLEKRLWLTVYGVVAVILAQAFQSVLTAAAN, from the coding sequence ATGGCTGATGGGCATCCTCCGTTTGAGTGCGCACCGGGGCTGAAACTGGCGGCACACGAGCGGGTGATGAGCATTCAGTTGGAGCACATCAACCGCCGTTTGGATCAGTTGGAAGAGATGATGGAGCGGTTGGAAAAGCGGCTTTGGCTGACGGTTTACGGCGTCGTTGCGGTGATCCTGGCGCAGGCTTTTCAATCGGTTCTTACCGCCGCTGCAAATTGA
- a CDS encoding HK97 family phage prohead protease has protein sequence MEIDTGLEHKFARFGDGLTVTDDAVIEGYASLFGQTDQGGDNVQKGAYRASLKALIASGQRVKMLWQHDPAQPIGVWDEVREDDKGLWVKGRLLETTQKGREAAALIQAGALDGLSIGYRTKRATKNDKGQRLLTELELWEVSLVTFPMLPSARVAAKGTIPEAEDTWRSIAEVFDSARQEMARR, from the coding sequence ATGGAAATTGATACTGGGCTTGAACACAAATTCGCGCGTTTCGGCGATGGTTTGACCGTCACGGATGATGCGGTGATCGAAGGGTATGCCAGCCTGTTTGGGCAGACCGATCAGGGCGGCGACAATGTGCAAAAGGGCGCTTATCGTGCTTCGCTCAAGGCGCTGATCGCATCCGGTCAGCGGGTCAAGATGTTGTGGCAGCATGATCCTGCACAGCCCATCGGGGTCTGGGACGAGGTGCGTGAAGACGACAAGGGCTTGTGGGTCAAGGGGCGGCTGCTGGAAACCACGCAAAAGGGGCGTGAGGCGGCGGCTTTGATCCAGGCGGGGGCGCTTGACGGGCTGTCGATTGGCTATCGCACCAAACGGGCGACCAAGAATGACAAGGGCCAGCGGCTCTTGACCGAACTGGAGCTGTGGGAGGTGTCGCTTGTGACGTTCCCGATGCTTCCCAGTGCGCGGGTAGCGGCAAAGGGGACGATCCCCGAGGCGGAAGACACCTGGCGCAGCATTGCCGAGGTGTTTGACAGCGCCCGGCAGGAGATGGCGCGCAGGTAA
- a CDS encoding DUF2460 domain-containing protein translates to MNFHEVRFPANLSFGSVGGPERRTEVVTLANGFEERNTPWAHSRRRYDAGLGMRSLDDIETLIAFYEARQGQMFGFRWKDWSDFKTSKATGDVSFDDQVIATGDGQTTRFQLSKTYRSGEYSYRRPISKPVLGTVRVGVEQDELKETVDYTLDLSTGEVVLNHPPADQLPIVAGFEFDVPVRFDTDRIQTSVASFQAGDVPNVPVVEVRV, encoded by the coding sequence ATGAACTTTCACGAGGTGAGATTTCCCGCCAACCTGAGCTTTGGTTCGGTTGGCGGACCGGAACGTCGGACCGAGGTCGTAACCCTGGCCAATGGTTTCGAAGAGCGCAACACGCCCTGGGCCCATTCGCGTCGCCGTTATGACGCCGGGCTGGGGATGCGGTCTCTGGACGATATCGAGACACTGATCGCGTTCTATGAGGCGCGCCAGGGACAGATGTTCGGGTTCCGATGGAAGGACTGGTCCGACTTCAAAACCTCCAAGGCGACAGGGGATGTGTCGTTTGATGACCAGGTCATCGCAACCGGCGACGGCCAGACCACGCGTTTTCAGCTTAGCAAGACCTATCGTTCGGGCGAATACTCTTACCGGCGGCCAATCTCGAAGCCTGTTCTCGGCACCGTACGGGTCGGGGTCGAGCAGGACGAGTTGAAAGAGACGGTGGACTATACCTTGGACCTGAGCACAGGTGAGGTGGTTCTTAATCATCCTCCAGCGGATCAGCTGCCAATTGTGGCCGGGTTCGAATTTGATGTGCCGGTGCGTTTTGACACGGACCGTATCCAGACCAGTGTGGCGAGTTTTCAAGCAGGCGATGTGCCGAATGTTCCCGTCGTCGAAGTGCGAGTGTGA
- a CDS encoding head-tail adaptor protein, producing the protein MKRPHLNRRLTLERPARAADGAGGFNETWTAIGQLWAEVSARTGSERRVGGAARSQMRFKIVVRNAPMGAASRPSPDQRFREGDRVFVIRAVAERDPAGMYLTCFADEEVAV; encoded by the coding sequence ATGAAGCGGCCGCATCTGAACCGCAGATTGACGTTAGAACGCCCTGCGCGTGCGGCAGATGGTGCCGGCGGGTTCAACGAAACTTGGACCGCAATCGGTCAGCTTTGGGCCGAAGTGTCCGCGCGGACCGGGTCGGAGCGTCGCGTTGGAGGAGCTGCTCGCTCGCAGATGCGCTTCAAGATTGTGGTTCGCAACGCGCCCATGGGGGCCGCGAGCCGGCCTTCACCTGATCAGCGCTTTCGGGAAGGCGACCGGGTGTTCGTGATCCGTGCCGTCGCCGAACGCGATCCGGCGGGGATGTACCTGACATGTTTTGCAGATGAAGAGGTGGCGGTATGA